The following is a genomic window from Candidatus Bathyarchaeota archaeon.
TGTTTCAGCAAATCCGTGCTTCCCACTATTACTCGAGTGCCATCTACGTATCCCATTATGCCTTTACCTGGGATCTCCTTCACATTCTTTACATCAAGCTCTCTGAAGTTAAGATTGCTATCTGCTGCGCTTTTTGTGACGGCTTGAGCAAGAGGATGATTAGAGAACTGCTCTAGTGCTGCTGCGTACATCAAAGCCTTTTCATCCAATTCAGAGACGCCTTTAATACAATGGACAACCGGTTTGCCAAGAGTCAACGTGCCGGTTTTATCAAATAAAACAGCCCCTATTTTATCCATTTTTTCTACGTAGACTCCACCCTTAATGACAACTCCTCTTCTCGCAGCAAGCGTAACAGCAGTAAACATCGTTGCTGGAACAGATATGATGAAGGCGCTGGGACACGAGATCACAAGAAGTATCAAGGCACGGTATAGCCAAATTTCAAAGGACCCAGAAAGAATACTAGGCATGAAGAAAGCCGTGAATAGGGCAAGAGAAATAACGATTGGAACGTAGAATTTGGCGAATCTATCAACAAGTTTTTCGATAGATGCCTTTCTTTTTCTAGATTGTATAACAAGTTTCACTATCCTCGAGACCAGTGTATCTCCAGCTTTTTTGCTAACAGAAATTTTTAGAACACCACTTGTGTTCAAAGTACCAGCATAAGCATTGTCGCCAAACTTCTTCAAAACAAAAGCCGATTCACCAGTCACCAAAGACTGATCAACGTAAGAAACACCATCTGTTATAACTCCGTCAAGAACAATTCTCTCCCCAGGCCTAATAAGAACGGTTGTCCCTGGCAAAACAGCCGTCACATCTACATTTTCCTCTTTGCCGTCATCAGTTATTATCCGCGCCTTGTCAGGCATAAATTCCGAAAGCTTTTCAACGGTTCTTCTGGCTCTGTCTTGAATGTACCCCTCAAAATACTCCGCTAAAGAGTACAGAAACAAGACGGTAACAGCTTCAAAGAGGAAAGCCAAGTACATGGCACCGAAGGCAGCGGTCGCCATCAGAAACTCCACTGAAAATCTTCTCTCAAA
Proteins encoded in this region:
- a CDS encoding cation-translocating P-type ATPase yields the protein MVSRIKEGDFEDKKDRRIWIPMAIALAFTMASAALLDFFVQGVPLGFVIPLLNEQATVSTIIYYTTIVVAASYIGVLGFEELIFERRFSVEFLMATAAFGAMYLAFLFEAVTVLFLYSLAEYFEGYIQDRARRTVEKLSEFMPDKARIITDDGKEENVDVTAVLPGTTVLIRPGERIVLDGVITDGVSYVDQSLVTGESAFVLKKFGDNAYAGTLNTSGVLKISVSKKAGDTLVSRIVKLVIQSRKRKASIEKLVDRFAKFYVPIVISLALFTAFFMPSILSGSFEIWLYRALILLVISCPSAFIISVPATMFTAVTLAARRGVVIKGGVYVEKMDKIGAVLFDKTGTLTLGKPVVHCIKGVSELDEKALMYAAALEQFSNHPLAQAVTKSAADSNLNFRELDVKNVKEIPGKGIMGYVDGTRVIVGSTDLLKQYGSDCESISEAYENEKHSAVCVSLDETATSLICIIDDVREDAVRAVKALKEAGLHIAILTGDKAEIAQETAERIGIAEVYAKLFPEDKLKIIAKTREKHGLVAMVGDGVNDAPALAASDVGIAMGGGKVDVALESADIILVKDELAQIPTLHKLSKMTVRIAKQNIAVSLGVKLVLGALGLMGFTPLWFTVALGDDGLTMLTLLNTLRLTKLRF